In Rathayibacter sp. VKM Ac-2762, one DNA window encodes the following:
- a CDS encoding acyl-CoA desaturase has translation MSTPTTTSVTGGAPRVVRTRPRADGRVNPTTEYSGLLSTVRDAGLLRRRTGFYYTMFGALVLALGGIVTGFVLLGDSWFQLLLAAALGIVLTQFAFLAHEASHRQVFESGKANDVAGRTLANLFVGISYSWWMTKHSRHHANPNVLGKDPDIERDVVSFTAEDAARSRGLYAWLTRRQGYAFFPLLLLEGLNLHLHGFRTVFGKGKVDKRWVEITMLVTRVGLYLAVVFWALPLGMAFAFVGVQLGVFGLYMGASFAPNHKGMPLLPKEARVDFLRRQVLTSRSIRSTWFTDLYMGGLNYQVEHHLFPNMPRPALRRAQVIAKEYCTTHQIPYTETSLMESYAIVVRYLNKVGLSAGGDPFDCPAASAYGR, from the coding sequence ATGAGCACCCCCACCACCACGTCCGTCACCGGAGGCGCCCCCCGCGTCGTCCGCACCCGCCCCCGCGCCGACGGCCGCGTCAACCCGACGACCGAGTACTCCGGTCTCCTCAGCACGGTCCGCGACGCGGGGCTCCTCCGCCGCCGCACCGGCTTCTACTACACGATGTTCGGCGCGCTGGTCCTCGCGCTCGGCGGCATCGTCACCGGCTTCGTCCTGCTGGGCGACTCCTGGTTCCAGCTCCTGCTCGCCGCCGCCCTCGGCATCGTGCTGACGCAGTTCGCCTTCCTCGCCCACGAGGCCTCGCACCGCCAGGTGTTCGAGTCCGGCAAGGCCAACGACGTCGCCGGCCGCACCCTCGCGAACCTCTTCGTCGGCATCAGCTACTCCTGGTGGATGACCAAGCACAGCCGCCACCACGCGAACCCGAACGTGCTGGGCAAGGACCCGGACATCGAGCGCGACGTCGTCTCCTTCACCGCCGAGGACGCGGCCCGCTCGCGCGGCCTCTACGCCTGGCTCACCCGCCGCCAGGGGTACGCGTTCTTCCCGCTCCTGCTGCTCGAGGGCCTCAACCTGCACCTGCACGGCTTCCGCACCGTGTTCGGCAAGGGCAAGGTCGACAAGCGCTGGGTCGAGATCACCATGCTCGTCACCCGCGTCGGCCTCTACCTCGCCGTCGTCTTCTGGGCCCTCCCCCTCGGCATGGCGTTCGCCTTCGTCGGCGTGCAGCTGGGCGTCTTCGGCCTCTACATGGGCGCCTCGTTCGCGCCGAACCACAAGGGCATGCCGCTGCTGCCGAAGGAGGCGCGCGTCGACTTCCTCCGCCGCCAGGTCCTCACCTCGCGCAGCATCCGCAGCACCTGGTTCACCGACCTCTACATGGGCGGCCTCAACTACCAGGTGGAGCACCACCTCTTCCCGAACATGCCCCGCCCGGCGCTGCGCCGTGCGCAGGTCATCGCCAAGGAGTACTGCACCACCCACCAGATCCCCTACACCGAGACCTCGCTGATGGAGTCGTACGCGATCGTCGTCCGCTACCTCAACAAGGTCGGCCTGTCGGCCGGCGGCGACCCGTTCGACTGCCCCGCCGCCTCCGCCTACGGACGCTGA
- a CDS encoding histidine phosphatase family protein, with amino-acid sequence MTTLILARHGETVWHSENRFAGSSDIALTPRGQDQAATLAAWAVDADLEAVYSSTLVRAVRTAVPAARAAHLELQPDPALVEVDFGRGEGLTTDEMEKRFPDEYHAWVAAPAIQPMPGGESGLDAVARANTSLARIHREHPDGRVLVVAHGTLIRLLLCAYLGINPETYRHTFPVVDNVSLTTLRWDATGVGLLGYNVPPVQTQRRSS; translated from the coding sequence GTGACGACCCTGATCCTCGCCCGGCACGGAGAGACTGTCTGGCACTCCGAGAACCGCTTCGCGGGCTCCTCCGACATCGCGCTGACCCCCCGGGGCCAGGACCAGGCGGCGACTCTGGCCGCCTGGGCCGTCGACGCCGACCTCGAGGCGGTGTACTCCTCCACCCTGGTCCGGGCCGTGCGCACCGCCGTGCCCGCCGCGCGGGCGGCCCACCTCGAGCTGCAGCCCGACCCGGCCCTGGTCGAGGTCGACTTCGGCCGCGGCGAGGGGCTGACCACCGACGAGATGGAGAAGCGCTTCCCGGACGAGTACCACGCATGGGTCGCCGCACCGGCCATCCAGCCGATGCCCGGCGGCGAGTCCGGCCTCGACGCCGTCGCCCGCGCGAACACCTCGCTCGCCCGCATCCACCGCGAGCACCCCGACGGCCGCGTGCTCGTCGTCGCGCACGGCACGCTCATCCGCCTCCTGCTGTGCGCCTACCTCGGCATCAACCCCGAGACCTATCGGCACACCTTCCCGGTGGTCGACAACGTCTCGCTGACCACGCTGCGCTGGGACGCGACCGGCGTCGGCCTGCTCGGCTACAACGTCCCGCCCGTCCAGACGCAGCGGCGCTCCAGCTGA
- a CDS encoding endonuclease/exonuclease/phosphatase family protein, with protein sequence MQPTERALRVISYNLREHRAHAEIAPLAARHDIDVLCLQECDTTKLPQEVGSLRLASVTARNRLGLAVYYSQDRFELSGSAAFELSKSMHDRVMSPAHERLLAVRLDDRDGGSIAVSSFHAAPLSAGNALRRKQIDEALNRLREYAPDTPSLMVGDYNYPWFFRGLDRRMTRNGYLVSRSDSPTYARYRYFSGHFDFAISDSVRIERVSTLPQGVSDHLPVMVDAHYGVSAA encoded by the coding sequence ATGCAGCCGACCGAACGCGCCCTCCGCGTGATCTCCTACAACCTCCGGGAGCACCGAGCGCACGCCGAGATCGCCCCCCTCGCCGCCCGCCACGACATCGACGTCCTGTGCCTGCAGGAGTGCGACACCACGAAGCTGCCGCAGGAGGTGGGCTCGCTCCGGCTCGCGTCCGTCACGGCCCGCAACCGCCTGGGCCTGGCCGTCTACTACTCGCAGGACCGCTTCGAGCTCTCCGGCAGCGCCGCGTTCGAGCTCAGCAAGTCCATGCACGACCGCGTGATGTCCCCCGCTCACGAGCGCCTGCTGGCCGTCCGCCTCGACGACCGCGACGGCGGATCGATCGCCGTCTCGTCCTTCCACGCCGCTCCGCTCTCGGCCGGCAACGCCTTGCGCCGCAAGCAGATCGACGAGGCGCTGAACCGGCTGCGCGAGTACGCGCCGGACACCCCCTCCCTGATGGTCGGCGACTACAACTACCCGTGGTTCTTCCGCGGACTCGACCGCCGGATGACCCGGAACGGCTACCTGGTCTCGCGGAGCGACTCCCCGACCTACGCGCGCTACCGCTACTTCAGCGGCCACTTCGACTTCGCGATCAGCGACTCCGTGCGGATCGAGCGGGTCTCCACGCTGCCCCAGGGCGTCTCGGACCACCTCCCGGTGATGGTCGACGCGCACTACGGCGTCTCCGCCGCCTGA